A stretch of [Clostridium] innocuum DNA encodes these proteins:
- a CDS encoding conjugal transfer protein TraE, with protein MSKGQTKKTREAAGNRRKLTRAEKKQIAEAIRKAKGDGKARTAQQTIPYLAMYPDGICKVTEKRYSKCVVFEDINYQLAQADDKTAIFENWCDFLNYFDASVSVQLSFINQGTQREQAEKAITIPAQEDAFNSIRTEYSDMLKNQLSKGNNGLVKHKYITFTVEADNKAAAKSRLSRIETDVFNNFKVLGVTARPLSGYERLKVLHGVFHPEGEPFSFSFDWLTPSGLSTKDFIAPSSFRFGEGRYFRMGKKIGAASFLEILAPELNDRMLADILDLETGVIVNLHIRSIDQSEAIKTIKRKITDLDKMKIEEQKKAVRSGYDMDIIPSDLATFGSEAKNLLQDLQSRNERMFLLTFLVVNMADTKRKLENDIFAAAGIAQKYNCRLTRLDYQQEAGLLSSVPIGENLIPIQRGLTTSSTAIFIPFITQELFQTGQALYYGLNALSNNMILCDRKQLKNPNGLILGTPGSGKSFAAKREMTNAFLITDDDIIICDPEAEYFSLVQRLNGQVIRLSPTGRGIDGKPQYVNPMDINLNYSEDDNPLALKSDFILSLCELVIGGKEGLQPVDKTVIDRAVRNVYRPFLADPDPAKMPILGDLYDELLRQPEPEAARIAAALELYVSGSLNVFNHRTNVELSNRLVCFDIKQLGKQLKKLGMLIVQDQTWNRVTINRAEKKATRYYMDEFHLLLKEEQTAAYSVEIWKRFRKWGGIPTAITQNVKDLLASREVENIFENSDFVLMLNQAQGDRTILAKQLNISPQQMKYVTHTEAGEGLIFYGNVVLPFVDRFPKDTELYRVMTTKPEEVSESGK; from the coding sequence TTGTCAAAAGGACAAACAAAAAAGACGCGGGAAGCCGCAGGAAACAGGCGTAAGCTGACCCGCGCCGAAAAGAAACAGATTGCCGAAGCTATCCGAAAGGCAAAGGGGGACGGCAAAGCCCGCACCGCACAGCAGACCATTCCTTACCTTGCCATGTACCCGGACGGTATCTGCAAGGTTACGGAAAAGAGATATTCAAAGTGCGTCGTGTTCGAGGACATCAATTATCAGCTTGCACAGGCAGACGATAAGACCGCCATTTTTGAAAACTGGTGCGATTTCCTCAACTACTTTGACGCGAGCGTGAGCGTGCAGCTTTCTTTCATCAATCAAGGGACGCAGCGGGAACAGGCAGAAAAAGCTATCACTATCCCGGCACAGGAGGACGCTTTTAACTCTATCCGCACCGAGTATTCGGATATGCTGAAAAATCAGCTTAGTAAAGGCAACAACGGGCTTGTGAAGCACAAATACATTACCTTTACCGTTGAAGCCGATAACAAGGCGGCTGCAAAATCAAGACTTTCCCGTATCGAAACCGACGTGTTTAACAATTTCAAGGTGCTTGGCGTAACCGCCCGCCCCTTATCCGGCTATGAACGCTTAAAGGTGCTGCATGGGGTATTCCACCCGGAGGGCGAGCCGTTCTCCTTTTCCTTTGACTGGCTTACCCCGTCGGGGCTGTCTACAAAGGATTTTATCGCCCCGTCCTCTTTCCGTTTTGGCGAGGGCAGATATTTCCGCATGGGGAAGAAAATCGGCGCGGCGAGCTTCCTTGAAATCCTTGCGCCGGAGCTTAACGACCGTATGCTTGCCGACATACTGGACTTGGAAACAGGGGTAATCGTCAATTTACATATCCGCAGTATCGACCAGTCGGAAGCAATCAAGACCATTAAGCGCAAAATCACAGACCTTGACAAGATGAAGATTGAGGAACAGAAAAAAGCGGTTAGAAGCGGCTATGACATGGATATAATCCCGTCCGACCTTGCCACCTTTGGCAGCGAAGCAAAGAACTTGTTGCAGGACTTACAGAGCCGCAACGAGCGAATGTTTCTCCTTACGTTCCTTGTGGTAAACATGGCAGACACGAAGCGGAAACTGGAAAATGATATTTTCGCTGCGGCGGGTATCGCACAGAAATACAACTGCCGCCTGACACGCCTTGACTATCAGCAGGAAGCAGGGCTTTTATCCAGTGTGCCGATTGGGGAAAACCTTATCCCGATACAACGGGGGCTTACCACATCAAGCACCGCTATTTTCATTCCCTTTATCACGCAGGAGCTTTTTCAGACGGGGCAAGCCCTGTACTATGGCTTGAACGCCCTTTCTAACAACATGATACTCTGCGACAGAAAGCAGCTCAAAAATCCCAACGGGCTTATATTGGGAACGCCGGGAAGCGGAAAATCTTTTGCGGCAAAAAGGGAAATGACAAATGCTTTCCTCATTACCGACGACGACATTATCATCTGCGACCCGGAAGCCGAGTATTTTTCCCTTGTGCAGCGTCTTAATGGGCAAGTGATACGTCTTTCCCCTACGGGCAGGGGCATTGACGGCAAGCCCCAGTATGTAAACCCTATGGACATAAACCTTAATTACAGCGAGGACGACAACCCCCTTGCGCTGAAAAGTGATTTTATCCTTTCCCTTTGCGAGCTTGTTATCGGAGGCAAGGAGGGTTTGCAGCCTGTCGATAAGACCGTCATTGACAGGGCTGTAAGAAATGTGTACCGCCCGTTCCTTGCAGACCCCGACCCGGCAAAAATGCCTATCTTGGGCGACCTTTACGACGAGCTGTTAAGACAGCCGGAGCCGGAAGCTGCCCGTATCGCGGCGGCATTGGAGCTGTATGTTTCCGGCAGCCTTAACGTATTCAACCACAGAACCAACGTGGAACTTTCTAACCGCCTTGTCTGCTTTGATATAAAGCAGCTTGGAAAGCAGCTTAAAAAGTTAGGTATGCTCATTGTGCAAGACCAGACATGGAACAGGGTAACGATAAACCGGGCAGAGAAAAAGGCGACCCGCTACTATATGGACGAATTTCACTTGCTCTTAAAAGAGGAACAGACCGCCGCTTACAGCGTGGAGATTTGGAAGCGTTTCCGTAAATGGGGCGGTATCCCAACAGCCATTACGCAGAACGTCAAAGACCTTTTGGCAAGCCGCGAGGTGGAAAATATCTTTGAGAACAGCGATTTTGTCCTCATGCTCAATCAAGCGCAGGGCGACCGTACTATCCTTGCAAAGCAGCTTAATATTTCCCCGCAGCAGATGAAGTATGTTACCCACACCGAAGCGGGCGAGGGGCTTATCTTCTATGGAAATGTGGTGCTGCCTTTTGTAGACCGCTTCCCGAAAGATACCGAGCTTTACAGGGTAATGACAACGAAGCCGGAGGAAGTTTCCGAAAGCGGAAAGTGA
- a CDS encoding PrgI family protein yields the protein MAYVPVPKDLSKVKTKVAFNLTKRQIVCFAAALLIGLPLFFLLKGSAGTNLAAMAMIVVMLPCFLLAMYEKHGQPLEVVVRNVVQTKFTRPKERPYRTENLYAVLEKQRKLEKEVSAIVKRTNKKDAGSRRKQA from the coding sequence TTGGCGTATGTACCTGTACCCAAAGACCTTTCCAAAGTCAAAACAAAAGTCGCTTTCAATCTGACAAAGCGGCAAATCGTTTGTTTTGCGGCGGCTCTCTTAATCGGACTGCCGCTGTTTTTTTTGCTCAAAGGCAGCGCAGGGACAAACCTTGCGGCTATGGCGATGATTGTCGTCATGCTCCCCTGTTTCCTGCTTGCCATGTATGAAAAACATGGGCAGCCCCTTGAAGTGGTGGTAAGAAATGTCGTTCAGACAAAGTTTACCCGCCCAAAGGAGCGACCTTACAGAACCGAAAACCTATACGCTGTCTTGGAAAAGCAGCGAAAACTTGAAAAGGAGGTATCAGCGATTGTCAAAAGGACAAACAAAAAAGACGCGGGAAGCCGCAGGAAACAGGCGTAA
- a CDS encoding conjugal transfer protein — translation MEFFNSAIGVLQTLVIALGAGLGIWGVINLLEGYGNDNPGAKSQGIKQLMAGGGVALIGTILVPLLSGLFG, via the coding sequence ATGGAATTTTTCAACAGCGCAATCGGCGTATTACAGACTTTGGTTATCGCTCTTGGAGCAGGACTTGGCATTTGGGGCGTTATCAATCTCTTGGAGGGCTACGGAAATGATAATCCGGGCGCAAAATCACAGGGCATTAAGCAGCTCATGGCGGGCGGCGGCGTTGCCCTTATCGGCACTATCCTTGTACCTCTGCTTTCCGGCTTGTTCGGTTAA